A single genomic interval of Helianthus annuus cultivar XRQ/B chromosome 13, HanXRQr2.0-SUNRISE, whole genome shotgun sequence harbors:
- the LOC110930347 gene encoding uncharacterized protein LOC110930347 — MGSIAREIQPMIESNPDMPIQAIQNQLLRKHQLEISLHKVFRGKRIATTKIYGDYQEQYGLLRSYYDELLKANPGFKMIGRPLLGVDGCFMKGPFPGQILSAVGIDGNNSIYPVGYALVEAETTQTWKWFLQLLRDDLGCTANSCFTFISDRQKGLIPAMLAVFPNAEHKFCLRHIHESMKSKWRGDLYKNLLWSAGRKTSIPYFNKAMEKIKTTERAIYDWLNEIPFTAWSRAYFSGRAKCDMLLNNICEVFNRQIVGARDKPIITCLEFIREYMTKRIVNVKKLQAKCMGPLTPHATEVFDEIKKQAAEMSVLMVDSDKYQVTGPRSQCVVNVKHKTCACSKWDLTGMPCKHAVAGIWDMSRNSIDVGIQKDWVDEVYWLSTWKKVFIPTYYLNLVIFIRSDKKKK, encoded by the exons ATGGGTTCGATTGCAAGAGAGATCCAACCTATGATTGAAAGCAATCCAGACATGCCAATTCAAGCAATCCAAAATCAACTGCTTCGGAAGCATCAACTTGAAATATCACTACATAAGGTCTTCAGAGGCAAGAGGATAGCAACTACGAAGATCTATGGTGATTACCAAGAACAGTATGGTCTGCTAAGGTCATACTATGATGAACTTCTAAAAGCCAACCCAG GATTTAAGATGATTGGAAGACCATTACTGGGTGTGGATGGTTGTTTCATGAAAGGTCCATTTCCTGGACAGATCTTGAGTGCTGTTGGTATTGATGGGAACAATAGCATATATCCAGTTGGTTATGCCCTTGTTGAGGCAGAAACAACACAAACCTGGAAATGGTTTTTGCAACTGTTGAGAGATGACCTAGGGTGTACGGCTAACTCTTGTTTCACCTTCATCAGTGACAGACAAAAG GGTCTGATTCCTGCTATGCTAGCTGTTTTTCCTAATGCTGAGCACAAATTTTGTTTGAGGCACATTCACGAGAGCATGAAATCCAAGTGGCGTGGAGATCTTTACAAGAATTTGCTTTGGTCAGCCGGAAGGAAGACATCTATTCCATACTTTAACAAAGCTATGGAAAAAATTAAGACAACAGAACGAGCTATCTATGACTGGCTGAATGAGATCCCATTCACCGCTTGGTCAAGAGCATATTTTTCTGGAAGAGCTAAATGTGATATGTTGCTGAACAACATATGTGAAGTTTTTAACAGACAAATCGTAGGAGCAAGGGACAAGCCGATTATCACATGCCTAGAATTCATTCGGGAGTACATGACCAAGAGGATAGTGAATGTCAAGAAATTGCAAGCAAAGTGTATGGGGCCACTGACTCCTCATGCCACTGAGGTCTTCGATGAGATTAAGAAACAGGCTGCTGAAATGTCTGTTTTAATGGTTGATTCGGACAAGTATCAAGTCACAGGTCCGAGATCACAGTGTGTTGTGAATGTTAAACATAAAACTTGTGCATGCAGCAAGTGGGATTTGACAGGGATGCCTTGCAAACATGCAGTTGCAGGCATATGGGATATGTCAAGGAATAGCATTGATGTTGGCATACAAAAAGACTGGGTGGATGAAGTGTATTGGCTGTCAACATGGAAGAAAGTTTTTATACCTACGTATTATTTAAACCTAGTTATATTCATACGTTCAGacaaaaaaaagaaataa